The Lentimicrobiaceae bacterium genome contains a region encoding:
- a CDS encoding ABC transporter ATP-binding protein, with translation MIRTVNLSKIFRTDEVETTALNNVSFEIKEGEFVAIMGPSGCGKSTLLNILGLLDNPTSGKYYFLENEIAKASEKQRAGMRKHNIGFVFQNFNLIDELNVYENVELPLIYLGMSASERRKRIEDVLEQMQIMHRKKHFPLQLSGGQQQRVAVARAVVAKPHLILADEPTGNLDSAHGEEVMNLLDDLNRKGTTIVMVTHSQRDAEYAHRIVRLFDGQIINENIRSSFVETIV, from the coding sequence ATGATTCGAACTGTAAATTTATCAAAAATTTTCCGAACCGATGAAGTAGAAACTACTGCACTCAACAATGTATCATTCGAAATTAAAGAGGGTGAATTCGTTGCTATCATGGGTCCCTCAGGGTGTGGGAAATCTACCTTGCTGAATATTTTAGGCTTACTCGATAACCCTACTTCGGGGAAATATTATTTCCTCGAAAATGAAATAGCCAAGGCATCAGAAAAACAAAGGGCTGGAATGCGTAAACACAATATCGGTTTTGTTTTTCAGAATTTTAATCTCATAGACGAACTGAATGTGTATGAAAATGTGGAGCTTCCACTTATTTATCTGGGGATGAGTGCCTCCGAACGCCGGAAAAGGATAGAGGATGTGCTGGAACAAATGCAAATCATGCACCGGAAAAAACATTTCCCACTGCAACTATCGGGAGGACAACAGCAAAGAGTAGCTGTTGCCCGTGCTGTGGTTGCCAAGCCTCACCTGATACTTGCCGACGAACCCACCGGCAATCTCGATTCGGCACATGGCGAGGAAGTAATGAACCTGCTCGACGACCTCAACCGCAAAGGCACCACCATAGTTATGGTAACGCATTCACAGCGCGATGCAGAATATGCACACCGGATTGTTCGTTTGTTCGACGGACAAATCATCAACGAAAATATCCGATCTTCTTTTGTTGAAACGATTGTTTAG
- a CDS encoding GNAT family N-acetyltransferase, giving the protein MKTVKTTIDKIKKYRTDYLNSLPEFQELFIELMICNSDYYIFQAEDNEIGYAIRNNDGVLIEFYVLDKYIPDSNEFFGQLLKDLSITDIYCKSFDSLLLSNCLLKKLPYSILGLLYRDYFEPLIKKDLTIKMKRADLLSVELLLGQDESIKELFETEQQLIDFIENENVFEFYKNEEFVGCGMVIRTHPDWSFCDLGVWVNPSKRGNAIGSQIILNLREFSINNNLKPSCGCAIENQASQKTIEKSGFVSRYKLLNFMIK; this is encoded by the coding sequence ATGAAAACTGTAAAAACGACAATTGATAAAATCAAAAAATATCGGACAGATTATTTGAACTCATTACCTGAGTTTCAAGAGTTGTTCATTGAATTAATGATATGTAATTCTGATTACTATATTTTTCAAGCGGAAGATAATGAAATTGGTTATGCGATTAGGAACAATGATGGCGTTTTGATTGAGTTTTATGTATTAGACAAATACATACCTGACAGTAATGAATTTTTCGGACAACTTTTGAAAGACTTATCAATAACGGATATTTACTGTAAATCATTTGATTCACTTTTATTAAGTAACTGTTTATTAAAGAAACTTCCATATTCGATTCTTGGATTATTGTATCGTGATTATTTTGAACCATTGATAAAAAAAGACTTGACCATAAAGATGAAAAGGGCCGACCTTTTATCAGTTGAATTATTACTCGGACAAGATGAATCAATAAAGGAACTTTTTGAAACAGAACAGCAATTAATTGATTTTATAGAAAATGAGAATGTTTTTGAATTTTACAAAAACGAAGAATTTGTTGGTTGTGGAATGGTAATAAGGACACATCCGGATTGGAGCTTTTGTGATTTGGGAGTGTGGGTTAATCCTTCAAAAAGAGGAAATGCTATTGGTTCACAGATTATTTTGAACCTGAGAGAATTCTCTATTAATAACAACTTAAAACCAAGTTGTGGATGTGCAATTGAAAATCAAGCATCACAGAAAACTATTGAAAAAAGCGGATTTGTAAGTAGATATAAACTGTTAAATTTTATGATAAAATAA
- a CDS encoding S41 family peptidase, protein MNRLTLLTLTLLLQSVTLISQSTCECDSVFKQIVQKVETEYPGFGEKTKDITGYNSFKNSLFNSVKTNSNIKCQHYLEQYCNYFKDGHLVLVLKNQNKSETVTTNVEIMPIEISTFKKQLLKSKDKIEGIWISGGYKVGIKKQNDTYLGFIISSENESWKPKEIKFKLLKSNEATYYKGNHSEIKETYSLHYDCVLNFEGVQATYIKEQPNPALSKDSIAIIINEIEGFYIKPVSEKTLLFRISSFDYEYVDRIKELLESNKSKICSYENLIIDLRGNGGGTDNAYKPLLPYIYTNPVRYLSGEYLVSKTLIDNLERWANTADTAKNSEEIFSVRKDIERMKPNIGKFIPYSENENFGFTKQDSIYPYPKEVVILVDKKCGSSTEKFVLNAKQSKKVKIMGTTTYGAIDYVSVMEFKIDCPNYSLYMPTVRMMRLPDYPLDNIGIQPDIFLDRFVNDWIEYAKNYLEQ, encoded by the coding sequence ATGAACAGACTGACATTATTGACATTGACTTTATTGCTACAGAGCGTAACCCTTATTTCTCAAAGTACCTGTGAGTGTGACTCTGTTTTTAAACAAATAGTCCAAAAAGTTGAGACCGAATATCCCGGATTTGGTGAAAAAACTAAAGATATTACCGGTTATAATAGTTTCAAAAATTCATTGTTTAACTCTGTTAAAACCAATTCAAATATAAAATGCCAACATTACCTCGAACAATATTGCAACTATTTCAAAGATGGTCATTTAGTTTTAGTTTTAAAGAATCAAAACAAATCTGAAACTGTTACGACTAATGTTGAAATAATGCCAATTGAAATTTCAACTTTTAAGAAACAACTGCTAAAAAGCAAAGACAAAATTGAAGGCATTTGGATTTCAGGCGGATATAAAGTTGGAATTAAAAAGCAAAATGACACTTATCTTGGCTTTATTATCAGTTCAGAGAACGAATCTTGGAAACCGAAAGAAATAAAGTTTAAACTACTAAAAAGCAACGAAGCGACTTATTATAAAGGGAATCACTCGGAAATAAAAGAAACATATAGTTTGCATTATGATTGTGTTTTGAATTTTGAAGGAGTCCAGGCAACTTATATTAAAGAACAACCTAATCCTGCACTTTCGAAAGATTCTATTGCAATAATTATAAATGAGATAGAAGGTTTTTATATAAAACCAGTTAGTGAAAAAACCTTATTATTTCGAATTTCAAGTTTTGACTATGAATATGTTGATAGAATAAAGGAACTTCTTGAATCAAATAAATCAAAAATTTGTTCATACGAAAACCTGATAATTGATTTGCGTGGTAACGGCGGTGGAACAGACAATGCATATAAACCCTTGCTTCCGTATATTTATACTAATCCAGTTAGGTACCTGAGCGGAGAATATCTTGTGAGTAAAACGCTTATTGACAATTTAGAAAGGTGGGCTAATACGGCTGACACAGCAAAGAATTCTGAAGAAATCTTTTCAGTTAGAAAAGATATTGAGAGAATGAAGCCGAACATTGGAAAATTCATACCGTATAGCGAAAACGAAAATTTTGGATTCACAAAACAAGATTCAATCTATCCTTACCCAAAAGAAGTTGTGATATTAGTTGATAAAAAATGTGGCAGTTCAACAGAAAAATTTGTTCTTAATGCAAAACAAAGCAAAAAAGTCAAAATAATGGGAACAACCACTTATGGTGCTATTGATTATGTCTCTGTTATGGAATTCAAGATTGATTGCCCAAATTATTCATTATATATGCCAACTGTGAGAATGATGAGATTGCCTGACTATCCGTTAGACAATATAGGAATTCAACCCGACATATTTTTGGATAGATTTGTAAATGACTGGATTGAATATGCAAAAAATTATTTGGAACAATGA
- a CDS encoding HlyD family efflux transporter periplasmic adaptor subunit, with protein sequence MDRIIEKKKWTTNRILILSGIGIFLFFIIYLIFLRDKSSRLYIDKEQVTIARVEKGKFQEFIPVDGIVYPENTVYIDAVQGGIVEKVYVEDGAMLKKGDPILKLSNTEMELSYMDQETRMYDAINNLANTKISLEQNKYNRQREITSLQYEIDKLVLDFQRKDGFYKQGLISHKEYEDAKRDYEFSLRQMQIALGLQRLDSVSGVSQSKQIHSSMERMNSNLGLLRCNLENLVVKAPADGQLSSFMVEIGETKQPGEHLGEINIQGGFKLRANIDERYISRVFSGQEAEFDLDGKLYLLKVHKIYSNVTNGSFQVDMFFTDDTPKDIKRGQTIQLRLKFSSLTDAIIIKRGGFFQETGGNWIYILDKTGNTALKRNIKLGRQNTNFYEVLEGLEPGEQVIVSSYDGFGNKDKLILK encoded by the coding sequence ATGGACAGAATCATAGAGAAAAAGAAGTGGACAACAAACAGAATACTCATTCTGAGCGGAATCGGAATCTTTTTATTTTTTATTATTTATCTTATCTTTCTGCGTGATAAAAGCAGCCGTTTGTACATTGATAAGGAACAGGTAACCATAGCAAGGGTTGAAAAAGGGAAGTTCCAGGAATTTATCCCGGTTGATGGGATAGTGTACCCGGAAAATACTGTGTACATTGATGCCGTACAGGGTGGAATTGTGGAAAAAGTGTATGTGGAGGATGGAGCCATGCTGAAAAAAGGTGACCCCATTCTGAAGCTGTCGAATACAGAAATGGAACTCAGCTATATGGATCAGGAAACCCGTATGTATGACGCTATAAACAACCTTGCCAATACCAAAATCAGCCTGGAACAAAACAAATATAACCGCCAACGCGAAATAACCAGTTTGCAGTACGAAATTGATAAACTTGTCCTTGATTTTCAGCGTAAAGATGGGTTTTACAAACAGGGACTTATCTCGCACAAGGAATATGAAGATGCAAAGAGGGATTACGAGTTTTCACTCCGCCAGATGCAGATTGCGCTGGGCTTGCAGCGTCTCGACTCCGTTTCGGGAGTCAGTCAAAGCAAACAAATTCATTCTTCAATGGAGAGAATGAATTCCAACCTGGGACTACTGCGGTGCAACCTCGAAAACTTAGTAGTTAAGGCTCCTGCCGACGGTCAGCTTTCTTCATTCATGGTGGAAATAGGCGAAACCAAACAGCCGGGCGAACACCTGGGCGAAATTAATATCCAAGGTGGCTTTAAACTTCGTGCCAATATTGATGAAAGGTATATTTCGCGGGTTTTTAGCGGACAGGAAGCCGAATTCGACCTTGACGGGAAGTTGTACCTGCTGAAAGTACATAAAATTTACAGCAACGTTACCAATGGCTCGTTTCAGGTGGACATGTTTTTTACCGATGATACACCCAAAGACATCAAACGCGGACAAACTATCCAGCTTCGTCTCAAGTTTAGCAGCCTTACCGATGCCATCATCATCAAACGCGGCGGATTTTTCCAGGAAACGGGAGGAAACTGGATTTATATTCTTGATAAAACAGGAAATACGGCTCTAAAACGAAATATTAAGCTGGGCCGCCAGAACACCAACTTTTACGAAGTACTCGAAGGACTTGAACCCGGCGAACAGGTGATAGTGTCGTCGTACGACGGTTTCGGCAATAAAGACAAACTTATACTGAAATAA
- a CDS encoding MBL fold metallo-hydrolase encodes MKIELNKVILTVIFSLISFFSFSQSENIDITFIGNCGFFMTDGKMNIYVDFPYKSGAHDYMTYDFKLLDSIQDYSIFLYTHAHADHYSKKLFKKTNQKLYGPWPITLYLSGKQKYKLKAINDSIPSFFITEFKTKHSFSFRNCSYLIVWNGKRIYISGDAETADNVCKMKNIDLVITPYWVIMDAFNRNLKIDTKKIILCHHKTRDNITTEDEKIIIPSQNQKIELK; translated from the coding sequence ATGAAAATTGAATTAAATAAAGTTATTCTGACAGTAATTTTTAGCTTAATCTCTTTCTTTTCATTTTCACAATCCGAAAATATTGACATAACATTTATTGGAAATTGTGGATTTTTCATGACTGATGGGAAAATGAATATTTATGTTGACTTTCCTTATAAATCAGGTGCTCATGATTATATGACTTATGACTTTAAATTGTTAGACAGCATTCAGGACTATTCAATATTTTTATACACACATGCACATGCTGACCATTACAGCAAAAAACTTTTTAAAAAAACAAATCAGAAACTATATGGACCATGGCCTATTACACTTTACTTATCAGGTAAGCAAAAATATAAATTGAAAGCGATTAATGACTCTATACCAAGTTTTTTTATTACAGAATTTAAAACTAAACACAGTTTTTCATTCAGAAATTGTTCTTATTTAATTGTATGGAATGGCAAACGAATTTATATCTCTGGTGATGCAGAAACCGCTGATAATGTATGCAAAATGAAGAATATAGATTTAGTAATTACCCCGTATTGGGTGATTATGGATGCCTTCAATAGAAATTTAAAAATTGATACCAAAAAAATAATTCTATGTCATCATAAAACCAGGGATAATATTACTACCGAGGATGAAAAAATAATAATACCAAGTCAAAATCAAAAAATTGAACTAAAATGA
- a CDS encoding fibrobacter succinogenes major paralogous domain-containing protein — MTENLNVDTFRNGDSIPQVITAEEWDNAAKAKKPAWCYYNNDTANGAKYGKLYNWYAVNDSCGLAPKGWHIPTNKEWRELTDYLGGWKVAGTKLKNKEGWFEEGNGTNESGFSGLPGGRRTCYDKNVYTFVAIGKWGYWWTSTKFTHKTSKTRSMYYNGTFQWLDWDKGEGMSVRCIKD; from the coding sequence ATGACTGAAAATCTTAATGTTGATACATTTCGAAACGGGGACTCAATACCACAGGTTATTACGGCAGAAGAATGGGACAATGCAGCGAAAGCAAAAAAACCAGCCTGGTGTTATTATAATAACGATACTGCCAATGGAGCCAAGTATGGCAAACTCTACAATTGGTATGCAGTTAATGACTCTTGTGGCTTAGCCCCAAAAGGTTGGCACATTCCTACAAATAAAGAATGGAGGGAATTAACTGATTATCTTGGTGGATGGAAAGTTGCAGGAACAAAACTGAAGAATAAAGAAGGGTGGTTTGAAGAGGGTAATGGCACAAACGAAAGCGGTTTTTCAGGACTCCCTGGTGGACGCCGTACTTGCTATGACAAAAATGTATACACTTTTGTTGCCATTGGTAAGTGGGGATACTGGTGGACTTCAACAAAATTCACACATAAAACTTCCAAAACCCGCTCAATGTACTACAATGGAACGTTTCAATGGCTTGATTGGGACAAGGGAGAAGGTATGTCCGTTCGATGTATTAAGGATTAA